Below is a window of Thermodesulfomicrobium sp. WS DNA.
GTTCCACCAGACGCTCACCACGGATGAGCTTGGTCTTGGTGGCCTGGTCGAGGTCGGAGCCGAACTGGGCAAAGGCCGCCAGCTCGCGGTACTGGGCCAGATCCAAGCGCAGGGTGCCGGCCACTTTCTTCATGGCCTTGATCTGGGCAGCACCACCCACGCGGGACACGGACAGACCGACGTTGATGGCCGGACGAATGCCCGCCATGAACAGGTTGGGCTCCAGGTACACCTGTCCGTCGGTGATGGAGATCACGTTGGTGGGAATGTAGGCGGACACGTCGCCGGCCTGGGTTTCAATGATGGGCAGCGCGGTCAGCGACCCGGCCCCCAAGCTGTCGTTGAGCTTGCACGCGCGCTCCAAGAGGCGGGAGTGGAGGTAGAAGACGTCGCCGGGGAAGGCCTCACGTCCCGGGGGACGGCGCAGCAACAGCGACATCTGGCGGTAGGCCACGGCCTGCTTGGACAGGTCATCGTAGATGATGAGGGCATGCCGGCCGCTGTCGCGGTAGTACTCGGCCATGGTGCATCCGCAGTACGCGGCGATGAACTGCAAGGGTGCCGGCTCCGAAGCCGTGGCGGAAATCACCGTGGTGTATTCCATGGCGCCGTAGCGACGCAGGGCCTCCACCACCTGAGCCACGGTGGACTTCTTCTGGCCGATGGCCACGTAGAAGCAGTGGATGTCGCTGTTCTTCTGGGCGAGGATGGCGTCCACGCACACTGCGGTCTTGCCTACCTGACGGTCGCCGATGACGAGTTCCCGCTGGCCGCGACCGATGGGGGTCATGGCGTCGATGGCCTTGAGGCCGGTGTACATGGGCTCATGTACCGACTTCCGGGCAATGATGCCGGGGGCCTTGATCTCCACGTTCCGGTACTCGGAGGCCTGGATGGGGCCAAGACCATCGATGGGATTCCCCAGAGGATCGATAACGCGGCCAGCCACCGCATCACCCACAGGCACCTGGAAGATGCGGCCGGTCCGCTTCACCAGGTCGCCTTCCTTGATGTGATGGCCTTCACCCAACAGGGCCACACCCACCGAATCTTCTTCCAGGTTGAGCACCATGCCCATGAGACCGCCAGGGAATTCCAACAGTTCCATGGCCATGGCATTCTCGCAGCCATACACACGAGCGATACCGTCACCCACGGACAGCACCACGCCAGTTTCGCTCATCTCGACCTTTTTTTCGTAATTTTTGATCTGGCCTTCGATGATCTGGCTGATTTCTTCTGCTTTGATCTGCATAGCCTCTACTCACCTCGTTTGATATTTTCCTTCAAAATTTGCAGCTGGGCCCGAATGCTGGCGTCAAGGACCTTATCCCCGATCTTCAGCACCAATCCACCGATGATGTCTTGATCCACCTCGTAATCGAGGACGATCTTGCGACCAGAGTCCTTCTGCAGCTTTTCCACCACCGCCTTTTGCATGCCATCCGAGAGCCGAATGGCGGTCACCACTTTGCCCCGCACCACGCCTTGGACCTCATCCAAAAGCTTGGCATAATCAGCACTGATTTCCGGCAAAAAGCCCAAACGATTCTTGTCCGCCAAAAGCATGCAGAAGTTGCGCACCATGGGACTGGCAGCGATCTTGTCCAAAAGGGACGCAACCACCCCCCGCTTTTCATCCAAGGAAAAAATAGGATTCCGGAAGATCCGCAAAATCTCGGGCGCCGCTTTCAGGACCTCAGCCAAGGCAGCCAACTCGGCCCCATATTTGGCCACCGCACCCTCGCCCTCGGACGAAGCCACGGCGAACAGGGCCTTGGCATAGCGTTTCGCAACGATGTTCCCTGTCAATTGAGCACCACCCTTTTGAGATATTCGTTGACCAAATCCTCATGCTCTTTCTTCTTGAGCTGCTTCTTCACCAGATCCTCGGCAGCCAGGGCGATCTCCTCCGCGATGCGTTCCCGCACGGCATCCACCGCCAGCTTGAGTTCCTGAGAAGCCGCAGCCTCGGCCTGAGCCAAAATCTGCGCGGCCTGCTTCTCGGCCTTCTCCACGATGGCCGCCTTGAGCGCCTCACCTTGCTCGCGCGCATCCGCCAAAATCTTGGCCTTTTCCGCCTCGATATTGGCAATGCTCGCCTCCACTTCCAAGAGCCGGCGCTCCGCATCGGCCTTGCGTTCGTCGAGGTCATTGAGATCTGCTTCAATTTGCTTGGTGCGGCCGGAGAAAAAGTCCGCCACCCGTTTGCCGGCGAACTTATACACCAAAAAGGC
It encodes the following:
- the atpA gene encoding F0F1 ATP synthase subunit alpha gives rise to the protein MQIKAEEISQIIEGQIKNYEKKVEMSETGVVLSVGDGIARVYGCENAMAMELLEFPGGLMGMVLNLEEDSVGVALLGEGHHIKEGDLVKRTGRIFQVPVGDAVAGRVIDPLGNPIDGLGPIQASEYRNVEIKAPGIIARKSVHEPMYTGLKAIDAMTPIGRGQRELVIGDRQVGKTAVCVDAILAQKNSDIHCFYVAIGQKKSTVAQVVEALRRYGAMEYTTVISATASEPAPLQFIAAYCGCTMAEYYRDSGRHALIIYDDLSKQAVAYRQMSLLLRRPPGREAFPGDVFYLHSRLLERACKLNDSLGAGSLTALPIIETQAGDVSAYIPTNVISITDGQVYLEPNLFMAGIRPAINVGLSVSRVGGAAQIKAMKKVAGTLRLDLAQYRELAAFAQFGSDLDQATKTKLIRGERLVELLKQPQYQPLPVEEQVAVLYAGTRGYLDDVDVSLAIRFGEELLEFLRNQKADVLKEIATTKDLGAETEKKLAAAIEEFKAGFKA
- the atpH gene encoding ATP synthase F1 subunit delta codes for the protein MTGNIVAKRYAKALFAVASSEGEGAVAKYGAELAALAEVLKAAPEILRIFRNPIFSLDEKRGVVASLLDKIAASPMVRNFCMLLADKNRLGFLPEISADYAKLLDEVQGVVRGKVVTAIRLSDGMQKAVVEKLQKDSGRKIVLDYEVDQDIIGGLVLKIGDKVLDASIRAQLQILKENIKRGE
- a CDS encoding ATP synthase F0 subunit B: MKRLKTVGVVALAAVFFAAAAFASGGEAGGHNKWLDLVYRCINFGIVAFLVYKFAGKRVADFFSGRTKQIEADLNDLDERKADAERRLLEVEASIANIEAEKAKILADAREQGEALKAAIVEKAEKQAAQILAQAEAAASQELKLAVDAVRERIAEEIALAAEDLVKKQLKKKEHEDLVNEYLKRVVLN